The following are from one region of the Nicotiana tomentosiformis chromosome 7, ASM39032v3, whole genome shotgun sequence genome:
- the LOC138895394 gene encoding uncharacterized protein translates to MRLNNEEIIFNVQQSMRRTSQFANCSLVEAVDVILQEEDETLNVRDPLESCLMNLEDVDGEELAEWVMALEGQGFCKREPPFEPLHLEERATPPVKPSIEKPPQLDLKLLPAHLRYAFLGPNSTLPVIISSGLLAVQVEQLLQLLQECKTAIGWTMADIKGISPAFCMHNILLEEGHKPSREHQRRLNPNMKEVIKWLDTGIIFPISDSWMYGLTSTFWMDIQGHQISIAPEDREKTSFTCPYGIFALRRMSFGMCNAPATFQRCMLAIFIDMVEDIMEVFMDDFSMVGDSFEDCLHKLRRVLKRLAFEELKKRLVTAPIIVAPNWEQPFELMCDASDYAI, encoded by the exons ATGAGATTGAATAATGAGGAAATAATATTCAATGTTCAACAATCTATGAGGAGGACCAGCCAATTTGCAAATTGTTCACTAGTGGAGGCAGTGGATGTAATACTACAAGAGGAGGATGAGACCCTTAATGTCAGAGATCCATTAGAATCttgcttgatgaatttggaagatGTGGATGGTGAAGAGTTGGCTGAGTGGGTCATGGCTCTCGAAGGTCAAGGGTTTTGTAAAAGGGAACCCCCGTTCGAGCCACTACACTTAGAAGAAAGGGCAACACCACCTGTGAAACCATCAATAGAGAAGCCACCACAGTTGGACCTAAAACTGCTTCCAGCTCACCTCAGGTACGCTTTCTTAGGGCCTAActctactttacctgttattatctcatccggTTTGTTAGCCGTGCAGGTAGAACAACTCCTACAATTGTTACAGGAATGTAAGACTGCTATTGGTTGGACCATGGCAGATATAAAGGGTATCAGCCcggccttttgcatgcataatatTCTCTTGGAAGaagggcacaaaccttccagagaacatcaaagaaggctgaacccgaacatgaaagaagtgatcaagtggttagatacGGGTATCATCTTTCCCATCTCTGACA gttggaTGTACGGTCTCACTTCTACTTTTTGGATGGATATTCAAGGTCATCAGATCTCAATAGCCCCtgaagatagagagaaaacatcCTTTACTTGTCCGTATGGCATATTTGCCTTACGGAGAATGTCGTTTGGCatgtgtaatgcaccggctacatttcagaggtgtatgttagccattttcaTTGATATGGTGGAGGATATtatggaagtctttatggatgatttctcaatGGTGGGAGATTCATTCGAAGACTGTCTTCACAAATTAAGAAGAGTGTTAAAAAg GTTGGCATTTGAGGAACTGAAGAAGagactggtgactgcaccaatcatcgttgcacccaactgggagcagccatttgagctcatgtgtgacgcaagtgaCTATGCTATATGA